Proteins from one Cryptomeria japonica chromosome 4, Sugi_1.0, whole genome shotgun sequence genomic window:
- the LOC131047759 gene encoding protein DMR6-LIKE OXYGENASE 2, whose translation MGKQNFSDERASRLICDTNNYLQIPRGYIRPKSERPKLNEVALSHSIPMVDLSDLHGCSRQSVIDQIRRACKEDGFFQVVNHGVQEKVIKSTLDVAKEFFTMPAEYRQGLYSDDPSRPVRMSTSFNVQKEEVYNWRDYLRHHCYPLEDYINEWPSEPRTYREVVGKYCTEVRALVLNLLAAISESLGLEPDFLNKALGKHGQHMALNYYPRCPNPELTFGLPGHTDPNVLTVLLQGNVSGLQVFKNGQWCAVEPIPNAFVVNVGDQLQVLSNGIYKSVIHRAVVNSTEARISIPTFYCPSPDAVIEPAAPLVTKDNPAQYRKYTYAEYYQNFWSKGLEAKSCLKCFTVDNNVAVTQTKN comes from the exons ATGGGAAAGCAAAATTTCAGTGATGAAAGAGCTTCCAGACTGATTTGTGATACAAACAATTATTTACAAATCCCAAGGGGTTATATTAGACCCAAAAGTGAGAGACCCAAGTTGAATGAGGTGGCTTTGTCTCACTCTATTCCTATGGTCGATCTCAGTGACCTCCATGGATGCTCTAGGCAGTCCGTGATTGACCAAATCCGACGTGCTTGTAAAGAGGATGGCTTTTTTCAG GTTGTAAATCATGGTGTGCAAGAAAAGGTAATAAAGAGCACGCTGGACGTGGCAAAAGAGTTCTTCACGATGCCTGCTGAATACAGGCAGGGACTCTATTCTGATGACCCATCTCGTCCTGTACGTATGTCAACGAGCTTCAACGTTCAGAAAGAAGAAGTGTACAACTGGAGAGACTACTTGAGGCACCATTGTTATCCTCTAGAAGATTATATAAACGAGTGGCCCTCAGAGCCTCGTACTTACCG AGAAGTTGTGGGCAAATACTGCACAGAGGTAAGAGCTCTGGTACTAAACTTGCTAGCTGCCATATCGGAGAGCCTGGGACTTGAACCTGACTTCCTGAACAAAGCCCTCGGAAAGCATGGTCAACACATGGCCTTAAACTATTATCCTCGCTGCCCAAATCCTGAGCTGACATTTGGCTTACCAGGTCACACAGATCCCAATGTTCTGACAGTGCTTCTTCAAGGCAACGTGTCAGGCCTACAAGTCTTCAAGAATGGACAATGGTGTGCAGTGGAACCCATACCCAATGCCTTTGTCGTCAATGTTGGGGATCAATTACAG GTTTTGAGCAATGGGATATACAAAAGTGTAATTCACCGTGCAGTAGTGAATTCCACTGAAGCAAGGATTTCCATTCCAACTTTTTACTGCCCTTCACCTGATGCAGTAATTGAACCTGCTGCTCCCTTAGTCACGAAAGATAACCCTGCTCAATACAGAAAATACACCTATGCAGAATACTATCAGAATTTCTGGAGCAAAGGCCTGGAAGCGAAATCATGCTTAAAATGTTTCACAGTTGATAATAATGTTGCAGTGACTCAAACCAAGAATTAA